Sequence from the Gammaproteobacteria bacterium genome:
ACGATGATTGATCGAACGCCCTCCGGATTAAATCGAGTCAGTGAGGATAAGCAGAATATCATCCGCGGCCTGGTGACGCGGCCTCGACCGATACTCGATTCGCAACATCAGCTAATGCTTTTCTGGAGCGCCAAGGCGGGTTGTACATTCGCCGTCAAATGGATGCTTGATCATATGGGGCTTTTGCAGGAGGCGCTGGCGCACCACCAGTGGGTACATAAATTTCGTGTCGCAAAGCTTTACGCGGGACTCGCCCACAAATCATCCGTGCGCGACTTTCTCAATTCTCTCGTAGGTTACCGAGCAATCAAGATTGCCCGCAACCCATACAAGCGGGCCGTCAGCTCGTACATTCACGCCGCACGTTGCGGTTACGAAGATGCCAGAGTATCCGATTTTCTAACTCGGCCCGTCGAAAAACACAGCGGGTTTTCCTTCAGGGAATTCGTTGCATATCTCGAAACCATCGATCTAAGCACCTGTAACGTTCATCATCGCATGCAGGTTCATCCGCTTGAACGTTGTTTTGCGCCGGGATCACGTTTCATAATCGATCTGGATCATTCCATGGCTTTGCTCCCGAAGCTGGAACGCACGCTCGGCTTGCCTGAGACTGATCCCGCCGACTACCGTGAATCATCCCACCATACGCGTACATCGTCGGAGGCGGACGAAGAATTCCGCGGCGATGCGGCGTTCAACGACTTACGGCAATCGAA
This genomic interval carries:
- a CDS encoding sulfotransferase family 2 domain-containing protein, translated to MIDRTPSGLNRVSEDKQNIIRGLVTRPRPILDSQHQLMLFWSAKAGCTFAVKWMLDHMGLLQEALAHHQWVHKFRVAKLYAGLAHKSSVRDFLNSLVGYRAIKIARNPYKRAVSSYIHAARCGYEDARVSDFLTRPVEKHSGFSFREFVAYLETIDLSTCNVHHRMQVHPLERCFAPGSRFIIDLDHSMALLPKLERTLGLPETDPADYRESSHHTRTSSEADEEFRGDAAFNDLRQSKATLPGYRSFYDADLERRVYNLYPEDFLLYGFSTTLGS